The nucleotide sequence GCGCCGGAGCACGAGCGGACGGATGCGGCGGCGCAGCTGTGCCAGCCGGCGCTGCCGATACGGGCCGCCCTCCGCGTTCTCGGGCACCTTCCCGTGTTCGATCGGCTGGACGTACTGTTCGCGGAACTTCCGGGCGGACGCGAACAGGCCGGGCGCGGTGAGCTTCAGCAACGCCCAGAGCTCGGTGAGACTGTTCTCCAAGGGCGTGCCGGTGACCGCGAGCGTCACATCGGCGGAGAAGCGCGCGACCGCACGGTGGAGCTTGGTCGCCGGATTCTTGACGAATTGGGCTTCGTCGAGGATCAGCCCGGCCCAGGCGACCTCAGCGAACCCGTCCTCGTCGAGTCGGGCGACGGCATACGTGGTGAGCACGACGTCCGCCTCTCCGGCCACGGCGGCCGCGGGTGGGCCGGCCGTGGAGTCCCGGGTGACCACACGGAGTCCCGGGGCGAAACGGGCGGCCTCGGTGCGCCAGGTCGCGAGGACGGAGGTCGGGACGACGACGAGGAACGGCCGCTCCTCCCCCGACGCGCGCGCGTGCAGCAGGAGGGCGAGGAGCTGCACCGTCTTGCCCAGACCCATGTCGTCGGCGAGGATGCCGCCGAGCCGATGGGACCAGAGGAAGGCGAGCCAGTCCAGCCCCTCCTTCTGATCCGGCCGCAGCTGCGCCGTGAGCCCGGGCGGGAGCGGGACGGACGGAACCTCGGACGCGCGCCGGAGGCCGTCGGCGGTGGCACGCCAGCTCACGGCGGGAAGCGCCTCGTCGGCGAGGTCTTCGAACTCCTCCCAGAGATCCGTCTGATGGCGGCTGAGGCGCGGCCCCGTCTCCCACTCATCGAGGTCGCCCGCCTCGTCCAGCAGCTCGCGGAGGCGATCGAGTGCCGGGTGGTTCAGCGAGAGATAGCTGCCGTCGACCAGCAGGAGCTTGCGCCGCCCGGCGCTCATGGCGGTGAACAGCGGCTCGAAGGGGATACTCCGTCCGTCGATCCGCACGATGACACCGAGATCGAACCAGTCCGGATCCGTGGTCTCGACGGTGGAGACGGTGATCTCGGGTTCTCCCGTGAGCTCGCGATACGTCTTGCGGCGGCCGGACACCTCCACCGTGACCCCTTCGGCCTCGAGCGCGGGCACCGTGCGCGTCATGAACTCGGCGGCCTCGACGTCATGGAAAGCGCCCGTGGGCGCGAACACGGCGCTCGACCGTTCCTCCCAGACAGCGCGCAGGCGGTCGGCGACGGCCGCTTCCGCGTCCGGATCGCGGATGCCCTCCGATCCCGCGACGAAGGCGACCCGCCCGAAGCCGCGGTACTCCCACTCGATGACGTATTCCACGGTGTCGCCGCGACGAAAGGCCACCCGCAGCACGGCGCGCGGTGGCGGGAGGGCGGGCAGCGCGACGCGGCCGACGGCGCGGACCGCCACCCGGCGCGCGAGAAGCGGATAGGCGTCGCGGAGGAACGCGGACTCGTCGGTCGCCGGTACCACGAGCGCGCCGGTGCGGACCAGGGAATGCGCCGGCCCCGCCAGCGGCAGTTCGGCGAGCGTCACCTGCAGCCGGGCGCCGATCGGGGCCACCGCGTACACGCCGGCGCGGCCCAGGGGACGCACGGTCCCCGACTCGGTCTCGCGGCCGTCCAGCGTCACGACCGGACGGACGACGAGACCGCCGTCGTCGTCGCGGGAGACGGCGGCGGTCAGCTCCGCCGACTCCGCCAGCACGAGCGTCGTCGAGCGCTGGGCCGCGACGAGCGGAATGCCCAGGTCGGTGGCGGATCGCAGATGGCTCCAGAGGAGACGCGACTCGATGAGGTCTGCGACGAGCCAGTCCCCCGCCGTGCCGGACAGTAGCGTGTCGCGCGCGATGCTCAGCAGGTCGGCGAACCACCGGGACTGCTCGCGACCGTACTGTGCCGGTGCGCGGCGGACCGCGTCCCAGGTCGCCGCGCCGAGCACCCAGGACCCCGTCGTGGCACTCCGCTCCAGAGGCCGGATGCCCAGGAGGAGCTCTCCCACACCCTGGGCCACATCACGCGGCGTGGCGGTACGTTGCGGACGCGAAGCCCACGGGTTGGCGCCACGGGAGTCGCGGACTCGCAGTTCGAAGCCGAGGGCGAGCGGCGTCGTCGACGGGGAATCCGCGCCGGTGTCGAGCAGCACGCGCCAGTCGGGCGCGCCGTCTCCCGGCGCGCCGGAGGTGGAGGCGGGCGGGCGGATCATGGGACGATCCTGCCCGCTGCCGCCGACACCGCGCGCGGAGGTCAGGACGAGCGGGCGACGCGGGCGAGCACCCCGT is from Microbacterium sp. BLY and encodes:
- a CDS encoding DEAD/DEAH box helicase; protein product: MIRPPASTSGAPGDGAPDWRVLLDTGADSPSTTPLALGFELRVRDSRGANPWASRPQRTATPRDVAQGVGELLLGIRPLERSATTGSWVLGAATWDAVRRAPAQYGREQSRWFADLLSIARDTLLSGTAGDWLVADLIESRLLWSHLRSATDLGIPLVAAQRSTTLVLAESAELTAAVSRDDDGGLVVRPVVTLDGRETESGTVRPLGRAGVYAVAPIGARLQVTLAELPLAGPAHSLVRTGALVVPATDESAFLRDAYPLLARRVAVRAVGRVALPALPPPRAVLRVAFRRGDTVEYVIEWEYRGFGRVAFVAGSEGIRDPDAEAAVADRLRAVWEERSSAVFAPTGAFHDVEAAEFMTRTVPALEAEGVTVEVSGRRKTYRELTGEPEITVSTVETTDPDWFDLGVIVRIDGRSIPFEPLFTAMSAGRRKLLLVDGSYLSLNHPALDRLRELLDEAGDLDEWETGPRLSRHQTDLWEEFEDLADEALPAVSWRATADGLRRASEVPSVPLPPGLTAQLRPDQKEGLDWLAFLWSHRLGGILADDMGLGKTVQLLALLLHARASGEERPFLVVVPTSVLATWRTEAARFAPGLRVVTRDSTAGPPAAAVAGEADVVLTTYAVARLDEDGFAEVAWAGLILDEAQFVKNPATKLHRAVARFSADVTLAVTGTPLENSLTELWALLKLTAPGLFASARKFREQYVQPIEHGKVPENAEGGPYRQRRLAQLRRRIRPLVLRRTKELVAPDLPPKQEQVLEVELSAAHRELYETVLQRERQKVLGLLEDLDRNRFIVFRSLTLMRMLSLAPGLIDDADARLGSRKLDVLLERIVELQAEGHRALVFSQFTSFLDMAAARLDAAGIPYAHLDGSTRHREQVVAGFTAGEQPVFLISLKAGGFGLTLTEADYVFLLDPWWNPAAEAQAVDRTHRIGQDSQVFVYRMIATGTIEEKVLALQRRKARLFTAVLDDDALFAQSLTADDIRGLFDA